The Paenibacillus pabuli DNA segment TGCTGCTCAATATCCAACCGTTCACACTCTTCTCAATTGTGTGCATACTGGTATGATCGATTGGATGAAAGCTGGATTTATTGCTCCATTCCCGCCTATTAATTAGATAATAGAGGATATTAATCACTCCGCCGTGCGTAATCAACAGAACGTTGGACTTTATCTTTTGCTCCTCCATGTCTCTGCAGAGTGTATCGAAAGATGCACAGATTCTGTTATAAAAATTCCGTGGACTTTCTCCTCCTGGAAAAGGAGAATCCATTTCAAGAGCATTGAAATAAACCCCTGGGTAATTCTTTTCAGCCTCCTCATGGAGCATGCCCGCCAAATAACCATTATTCATCTCTCGCCAATCTTTCACAAAGCTGCTCGGAATATTTAATTTCTGCTCAACCTCCCTAGCCGTCGTACTGCACGAGGAAGATCACTACTTATAATCGTATGGATATCATACTGCTCAGCATGATGATGCAGATAATTACCTAGTTGTTCTGATTGAATGATCCCTTGTTCCGTGAGCCCTCGCTGGCTCCATCCACCTCGATACCCTTCGTCATCCGCGCCGTGTCTTACCAGATAGATCTTCAAGTCTATTCCTCCTTAACCTGTGTTTTAGCTAGTTCTAATCATCTCTAGACGGATCATATGAATCCTCTACCACTGGTATGTAAGGTGACAAGAACGGATCTTTCACTTTCTCCAGCTGCCCACGTGCCAATTTCCATACTAGAAATCGATTTTCATTGATATCATCTCCAGCCTCATCATCATGAACATATAGGAGTCCATAAGCCCCAGGTAAATGAGTTGCAATCCATTCAAAAATTTTTTGTGAGCAGCGACTGCTCCTTAGCGAAGGGAATTTACTGTACCAGCTGACGATCGATGAATTGGTTTCCCGTCTGGATTAAAAGTCATTGGAGGGAGAGTGTTATCTCGCAAAGGACAAACCCTCTTCCTCCAGTGCTTGTCTAAGTTTGGGTATCGCAGACGGCCCTATGCCGTGAAGCTTCAGGATCTCTTTCTCTGTATATCTCGAAAGTATAGCCAACGTTGTAATCCCTT contains these protein-coding regions:
- a CDS encoding Imm7 family immunity protein, whose product is MVSWYSKFPSLRSSRCSQKIFEWIATHLPGAYGLLYVHDDEAGDDINENRFLVWKLARGQLEKVKDPFLSPYIPVVEDSYDPSRDD